In Flavobacterium gelatinilyticum, a genomic segment contains:
- a CDS encoding thioredoxin family protein has product MSKFGELINAQVPVLIDFYTDWNESSVLMHPVIKDVAAALGDKAKVIKIDVDKNQELAEALRIKGLPTLMIYKEGQMIWRQSGELDANTIIGIVQDQFNV; this is encoded by the coding sequence ATGTCAAAATTTGGAGAACTTATAAATGCTCAGGTTCCAGTGTTAATTGACTTCTACACAGATTGGAACGAATCATCAGTATTGATGCATCCGGTAATTAAGGATGTAGCGGCTGCTCTAGGCGATAAAGCGAAGGTAATTAAAATAGATGTCGATAAAAATCAGGAGCTGGCAGAGGCATTACGAATTAAAGGCCTTCCTACTTTAATGATTTACAAAGAAGGACAGATGATCTGGAGACAGTCCGGCGAACTTGATGCGAATACAATAATTGGAATCGTTCAGGATCAGTTTAATGTATAA
- a CDS encoding metallophosphoesterase: MILRFVILCALFLFIEFYSYQAFRTLIKLRWVLTAYQVISVLLLVFIIYSFSQVDRSVGQTRQFMFTTGLMLLIYVPKIVMTLVLFSEDIFRIGAGIMNYFVYHAPKKEMMPDRRKFVSQLALGLAAVPFLSIIYGILEGKYNFKVIKQTIFFPDLPDEFDGFKITQISDVHSGSFDNPEKINYAIDLINQQESDMILFTGDIVNTHAKEMHPWLETFNRIKEYKYGKFAVLGNHDYGEYVTWPSESEKDENFAEIKNLYNKIGFDLLLNENKYIHKGDDKIALVGVENWGMNFKKAGDLNKASENLHKDDFKVLMSHDPSHWEYEVKEHPKNFHLTLSGHTHGMQFGIEIPGYFKWSLAQYIYKQWAGLYEEAGRYVYVNRGFGFHAYPGRVGIMPEITVIELKKGDNVA, from the coding sequence ATGATCCTTCGTTTTGTAATTCTGTGTGCTCTTTTTTTATTTATTGAGTTCTATTCCTACCAGGCCTTTCGCACTTTAATAAAATTAAGATGGGTTTTGACAGCCTATCAGGTTATCAGCGTACTGCTTTTAGTATTCATTATATATTCTTTTTCTCAAGTAGACAGATCAGTCGGGCAGACCAGACAATTCATGTTTACTACAGGTTTGATGCTGCTTATTTATGTGCCAAAAATCGTGATGACACTGGTGTTATTCAGCGAGGACATTTTTAGAATAGGGGCGGGCATTATGAATTATTTTGTTTACCATGCTCCCAAAAAAGAAATGATGCCGGACCGACGAAAGTTTGTCAGCCAGCTGGCGCTTGGTTTGGCCGCAGTTCCGTTTTTGTCTATAATTTACGGAATACTTGAAGGGAAATATAACTTCAAAGTCATTAAGCAGACGATATTTTTTCCGGATCTTCCGGATGAATTTGATGGTTTTAAAATAACCCAGATTTCAGATGTTCACAGTGGGAGTTTTGATAATCCTGAAAAGATAAATTATGCGATCGATCTGATTAATCAGCAGGAATCAGACATGATTTTGTTTACCGGCGATATTGTAAATACGCATGCGAAGGAAATGCATCCGTGGCTCGAAACATTTAACCGAATCAAAGAATATAAGTACGGAAAATTTGCTGTTTTAGGCAATCATGATTACGGCGAATATGTGACCTGGCCTTCTGAGAGCGAAAAAGACGAAAATTTCGCAGAAATTAAAAACCTGTATAATAAAATAGGTTTTGATTTGTTATTAAATGAGAACAAATACATTCACAAAGGCGATGATAAAATTGCTTTGGTTGGTGTTGAAAACTGGGGAATGAATTTTAAGAAAGCCGGAGATCTTAACAAGGCTTCTGAAAATCTTCATAAAGACGATTTTAAAGTTTTAATGAGTCATGACCCAAGCCATTGGGAATATGAAGTTAAAGAACACCCCAAAAACTTTCACTTAACTTTATCCGGTCATACACATGGTATGCAGTTTGGAATTGAGATTCCCGGATATTTTAAATGGAGTCTTGCGCAATACATTTACAAACAGTGGGCAGGGCTTTATGAAGAGGCTGGAAGGTATGTGTATGTGAACCGCGGATTTGGTTTTCATGCCTATCCGGGACGTGTTGGCATTATGCCGGAAATCACGGTAATTGAACTAAAAAAGGGTGACAATGTGGCTTAA
- a CDS encoding sensor histidine kinase, translated as MKIKHQLAIFNALTRLLVILILWLMLPILVENVVYRHINNGLIEKKKKFIDHLNQQEINDFIENEDDSTETYSQFSTLHSEFLVLSKSSFKPNQKQTTFSNEYRIIEGEENEYRILQHHFNYENQDYKLEIGSSLSEVKDLTFIIKLFIIIVLVVILLVTFLADTFYIEYLLKPFYKIIDTKIRRVNEPEVFDHTPIKAKSRDFRELDLVLNQMMDRIAELFKKEKQFISNVSHELLTPIALLKNKLENLLQNESLDDHAVDKIAGSLKTLDMLKKIINNLLLISRIENNQYELNESINFHELITDLQEDLQDRIEDKGIQFINKMEHDFVFKGNKTLIHILIYNLVTNAIKYNKPNGNITVADGYIQNQYFISITDSGIGLNESQIENIFNRFARISSDQEGQGLGLAIAKSIAVFHHIEIKVISCLKEGTTFTLLFPDELKHN; from the coding sequence GTGAAAATAAAGCACCAATTAGCCATTTTTAATGCACTGACAAGATTGCTGGTGATTTTGATTTTATGGCTGATGCTTCCCATATTGGTCGAAAATGTAGTTTACAGACATATAAATAATGGGTTAATTGAAAAGAAAAAGAAATTCATAGATCATCTGAATCAGCAGGAGATTAATGATTTTATTGAAAATGAAGATGATTCAACCGAAACCTATTCGCAGTTTTCAACGCTTCACAGTGAATTTTTAGTGCTGTCAAAAAGTTCTTTTAAACCCAATCAGAAGCAGACAACATTTAGTAATGAATATCGGATTATTGAAGGGGAGGAAAATGAGTACAGAATTTTGCAGCATCATTTTAATTATGAAAATCAGGATTATAAACTCGAAATAGGAAGCAGTTTAAGTGAAGTAAAAGACCTTACTTTTATCATTAAACTATTTATCATAATTGTTTTGGTAGTAATTCTTTTGGTCACTTTTCTGGCTGATACTTTTTATATAGAATATCTGTTGAAGCCGTTCTACAAAATTATCGATACTAAAATAAGGCGCGTCAACGAGCCTGAGGTTTTTGATCATACGCCTATAAAAGCAAAGTCAAGGGATTTTAGAGAACTGGATTTGGTTTTAAATCAAATGATGGATCGTATTGCAGAACTTTTTAAAAAAGAAAAACAGTTTATTTCGAATGTCTCGCACGAACTTTTAACGCCTATCGCGCTATTGAAAAACAAACTGGAGAATTTATTGCAGAACGAATCTTTAGATGATCATGCGGTTGATAAAATTGCGGGTTCATTAAAGACTTTGGATATGCTCAAAAAAATCATCAATAATCTCCTGCTGATTTCCAGAATCGAAAACAATCAATATGAACTCAATGAATCAATTAATTTTCATGAGCTTATTACAGATCTGCAGGAAGATTTACAGGACAGGATTGAAGATAAAGGGATTCAGTTTATCAATAAAATGGAACATGATTTTGTTTTTAAAGGCAATAAAACCCTGATTCATATTTTGATTTATAATCTGGTAACAAATGCCATAAAATACAATAAGCCAAACGGAAATATTACGGTTGCAGATGGTTATATTCAGAATCAATATTTTATTTCGATAACAGATTCTGGTATAGGTTTAAATGAATCTCAGATCGAAAATATATTCAATCGCTTTGCCAGGATCAGTTCAGATCAGGAAGGGCAGGGGCTGGGACTTGCCATAGCAAAAAGTATAGCGGTTTTTCATCATATAGAAATAAAGGTTATCTCTTGTTTGAAAGAAGGAACAACCTTCACGTTATTGTTTCCAGATGAGCTAAAACACAATTAA
- a CDS encoding response regulator transcription factor — MNVLIVEDNKELAVEVYDFLCNAGYICKITHNCSDALEEFGSNDYDVMLLDLGLPDGDGFEVLKTVRKTKSKMAVIVLTARGELDDRINGLHLGADDYLTKPFALTELAARLFAVIRRIHGFTLNNLSIHGFLLQLQDYKVSFAETPISLTKKEFDIFQYLVLNKNRVITRLQLTEHIWGDILEVNSDSNFIDVHVRNLRKKLDKHTSIDWFETVRNVGYRINE; from the coding sequence ATGAATGTTTTAATTGTTGAAGACAATAAGGAACTTGCTGTCGAAGTATATGATTTTCTGTGTAATGCAGGATATATTTGTAAAATTACGCACAATTGCTCCGATGCTCTCGAGGAATTTGGCAGTAATGATTATGATGTTATGCTGCTCGATTTGGGATTACCGGATGGTGATGGTTTTGAGGTTTTGAAAACAGTTCGAAAAACCAAGTCAAAAATGGCAGTCATTGTGCTTACAGCAAGAGGAGAATTGGATGACCGAATCAACGGGCTTCATCTTGGGGCCGATGATTATTTAACAAAACCTTTTGCTCTGACAGAACTTGCAGCCAGATTATTTGCGGTTATTCGCCGTATTCATGGTTTTACTTTAAACAATTTAAGTATTCACGGCTTTTTGCTCCAGCTTCAGGATTATAAAGTCAGCTTTGCTGAAACGCCGATAAGCTTAACAAAAAAAGAATTTGATATTTTTCAGTATCTGGTTCTTAATAAAAACAGGGTAATAACAAGATTACAGCTTACAGAGCACATTTGGGGAGATATCCTGGAAGTGAATTCTGATTCTAATTTTATTGATGTCCATGTTCGTAACCTTCGAAAAAAACTGGACAAACATACTTCTATCGATTGGTTCGAAACCGTTCGTAATGTTGGTTATCGTATTAACGAATAA
- the polA gene encoding DNA polymerase I → MSTQKRLFLLDAYALIFRGYYAFIKNPRINSKGMDTSAIMGFMNSLLDVIKREKPDHLAVAFDKEGSQVRTEMFAEYKANRDATPEAIKIAIPYIQELLKAMHIPIIEMAGCEADDLIGTIAKQAEKQNYQVFMVTPDKDFAQLVSENIFMYKPARMGNGIEIWGVPEVLAKFEIERPEQVIDFLGMMGDAVDNIPGLPGVGEVTAKKFLKEFGTMENLLENTHLLKGKMKENIEANKEKGILSKKLAAIITDCDVVFNEVDYELSRPDIEKTDAIFQELEFRRMAEQFDNLFKTDGTQTAASETKPAKKAAKNEDQFDLFGSTSDEDSETPRTSFYNTLEDTEHSYQTVQGDLGIKLLLQNLQKQTSVCFDTETTGIDALHAELVGMSFSYEKGKAFYVPFPESQEEAKTLIEKFVPFFENENIEKIGQNLKYDLKILSNYGVTVKGKLFDTMIAHYLINPDMRHNMDILAETYLKYSPKSIETLIGKKGKNQLSMRDVPLEDIKEYAAEDADITLQLKEIFTTELDKTETKKLFDDIEIPLVSVLADMETEGIRLDVEFLKEMSTEMDVEIKSLEQKIYETAGEKFNLASPKQLGDILFDKLKIGGAKQKKTKTGQYATGEEVLTYLANDNPIVKDILDWRQMVKLQSTYILALPEQVDKKTLRVHTDYMQTVAATGRLSSNNPNLQNIPIRTERGRQIRKAFVARDENHTLISADYSQIELRIIAALSGEENMIKAFQNGEDIHRATAAKVFDVALEEVSREQRSNAKTVNFGIIYGVSAFGLSNQTSLSRSESAALIDAYYKTYPRLKSYISEQVEFAREKGYVQTILGRRRYLKDINSANAVVRGAAERNAVNAPIQGSAADVIKIAMINIHKKLRDENWKSRMLLQVHDELVFDVHNDELEKIQPMIKHEMENAFKMSVPLEVELGLGKDWLEAH, encoded by the coding sequence ATGTCAACTCAAAAACGCCTTTTTCTTCTAGATGCTTATGCACTAATTTTTCGTGGTTATTATGCTTTTATAAAAAACCCGAGAATCAATTCAAAAGGAATGGATACATCTGCAATTATGGGTTTTATGAACTCATTACTGGATGTTATTAAAAGAGAAAAACCCGATCATTTAGCCGTTGCTTTCGATAAAGAAGGAAGCCAGGTAAGAACAGAAATGTTCGCAGAATATAAAGCCAATCGTGATGCAACACCCGAAGCAATTAAAATTGCTATTCCATACATTCAGGAATTATTAAAAGCTATGCATATTCCAATTATTGAAATGGCGGGCTGTGAGGCCGATGACTTAATTGGAACTATCGCCAAACAGGCAGAAAAACAAAACTATCAGGTTTTTATGGTAACGCCTGATAAGGATTTTGCGCAGTTGGTTTCTGAAAATATTTTCATGTACAAACCGGCCCGTATGGGTAACGGAATCGAAATCTGGGGTGTTCCTGAGGTTTTGGCAAAATTTGAAATTGAAAGACCGGAACAGGTTATCGATTTTCTTGGAATGATGGGGGATGCCGTAGATAATATCCCGGGATTACCGGGTGTGGGTGAAGTAACAGCCAAAAAATTCCTGAAGGAATTTGGCACCATGGAAAATCTTTTAGAAAATACTCATTTGCTAAAAGGTAAAATGAAAGAAAACATCGAAGCGAATAAAGAAAAAGGTATTCTGTCTAAAAAACTGGCTGCAATTATTACAGACTGCGATGTTGTTTTTAATGAAGTTGACTACGAACTTTCGCGTCCGGATATTGAAAAAACAGATGCTATTTTTCAGGAACTGGAGTTTAGAAGAATGGCAGAACAATTTGACAATTTGTTTAAAACAGACGGCACTCAAACTGCAGCTTCTGAAACTAAACCGGCTAAAAAAGCTGCTAAAAACGAAGATCAGTTTGATCTTTTTGGAAGCACTTCCGATGAAGATTCAGAAACACCAAGAACTTCTTTCTACAATACTTTAGAAGACACTGAACATTCTTATCAAACTGTTCAGGGTGATTTGGGAATTAAACTGCTTTTACAAAATTTACAAAAACAGACATCTGTTTGTTTTGATACTGAAACTACAGGAATCGATGCCCTGCATGCAGAACTGGTAGGTATGTCATTTTCTTATGAAAAAGGAAAAGCATTCTATGTTCCGTTTCCGGAAAGCCAGGAAGAAGCAAAAACTCTAATTGAAAAATTTGTTCCGTTTTTTGAAAATGAAAACATCGAGAAAATCGGGCAAAACTTAAAATACGACTTAAAAATCCTTTCTAATTATGGGGTAACGGTAAAAGGAAAACTTTTCGATACCATGATTGCGCATTATCTTATTAATCCGGATATGCGTCATAATATGGATATCCTGGCCGAAACGTATTTAAAATACTCCCCAAAATCTATTGAAACCTTAATTGGTAAAAAAGGAAAAAATCAGCTTTCAATGCGTGATGTTCCTTTGGAAGATATTAAAGAATACGCAGCTGAGGATGCAGATATTACGTTACAATTAAAAGAAATATTCACAACCGAATTAGATAAAACGGAAACAAAGAAGTTATTTGATGATATCGAGATCCCATTAGTAAGCGTTTTAGCTGACATGGAAACAGAAGGTATCCGTCTGGATGTTGAGTTTTTAAAAGAAATGTCAACAGAAATGGATGTCGAAATCAAATCTCTTGAGCAAAAAATATATGAAACAGCCGGAGAAAAATTCAATCTGGCTTCTCCAAAGCAATTAGGAGATATCTTATTCGACAAATTAAAAATTGGCGGGGCAAAACAAAAGAAAACCAAAACCGGTCAATACGCAACCGGCGAGGAAGTTTTGACATATTTAGCAAACGACAATCCAATAGTAAAAGATATTCTGGACTGGCGCCAAATGGTAAAACTTCAAAGTACTTACATTTTGGCTTTACCGGAACAGGTTGATAAAAAAACATTGCGTGTTCATACCGATTATATGCAGACAGTTGCCGCAACGGGTCGTTTAAGTTCTAATAATCCGAACTTACAAAACATCCCGATTCGTACCGAAAGAGGTCGTCAGATTCGTAAAGCCTTCGTAGCACGCGATGAAAACCATACTTTAATCTCTGCCGATTACTCGCAGATTGAATTACGAATTATTGCAGCTCTAAGCGGTGAAGAAAACATGATTAAAGCTTTCCAAAACGGAGAAGATATTCACAGAGCAACCGCAGCAAAGGTTTTCGATGTTGCTTTAGAAGAAGTTTCACGCGAACAGAGAAGCAATGCCAAAACCGTAAACTTCGGAATTATCTATGGTGTTTCTGCTTTTGGATTGAGTAACCAGACTTCACTTTCAAGAAGCGAAAGCGCCGCTTTGATCGATGCGTATTACAAAACATATCCTCGCCTTAAATCTTATATTTCAGAACAAGTTGAATTTGCTCGCGAAAAAGGATATGTGCAAACCATTTTAGGCCGCCGCCGTTATTTAAAAGATATCAATTCTGCCAATGCCGTAGTAAGAGGCGCTGCAGAACGAAATGCTGTAAATGCACCTATTCAGGGAAGCGCTGCAGACGTAATTAAAATTGCGATGATTAACATTCATAAAAAACTTCGCGACGAAAACTGGAAATCAAGAATGCTGCTGCAGGTGCATGATGAGCTTGTGTTCGATGTTCACAACGATGAACTCGAAAAAATCCAGCCTATGATTAAACATGAAATGGAAAATGCTTTTAAAATGTCCGTTCCTTTAGAAGTTGAACTTGGTTTAGGAAAAGACTGGCTTGAAGCGCATTAA
- a CDS encoding LacI family DNA-binding transcriptional regulator: MKAKATLKQIAKELGVSVSTVSKALNDSPEISEQTKVKIKEYAKLKNYKPNVIGLNLKNRKTKTIGVIIPNILNSFFAKVFSGIEKVADKKGYNVITCISNESLEKEVHTLEMLSNGTIDGFILSVSQEAQKLEEYSHFSEIINDGTPIVMFDRIADGVDCDKVVVDDFDSALNSTQHLIDLGCKNIALISSVDNISVGKLRTEGYLKALKDNNIPINEKIILRTDSEEDMKAKIDSLFDHKIDGIFALDENDSVAALRVSLKKGFRVPEDISIIGFADGILASRRLSPSLTTVSQHGVEIGEVAAKRLIERLEEPEGTVSDYETIVIKTKLKERESTRKK; encoded by the coding sequence ATGAAAGCTAAAGCAACTCTAAAACAAATTGCGAAGGAACTTGGTGTTTCGGTTTCGACTGTATCTAAAGCATTGAATGACAGTCCGGAAATTAGTGAGCAAACAAAGGTGAAGATTAAAGAGTATGCCAAACTCAAAAATTATAAGCCGAATGTTATTGGTCTGAATTTGAAGAATCGTAAGACTAAAACGATCGGTGTAATTATACCTAATATATTAAATTCCTTTTTTGCTAAGGTTTTTAGCGGTATCGAGAAGGTAGCTGATAAAAAAGGTTATAATGTAATTACCTGTATTTCTAATGAATCTTTAGAAAAAGAAGTTCATACCCTTGAGATGTTAAGTAACGGAACAATTGATGGTTTTATTCTTTCTGTTTCTCAGGAAGCACAAAAACTGGAGGAGTACAGTCATTTTTCTGAAATTATCAATGACGGAACGCCGATTGTAATGTTCGATCGTATCGCTGATGGAGTTGACTGTGATAAAGTGGTAGTAGATGATTTTGATTCGGCTTTAAACTCAACACAGCATTTGATCGATTTAGGCTGTAAAAATATTGCCCTGATTTCTTCTGTAGACAATATAAGTGTTGGGAAACTTAGGACAGAAGGTTATTTAAAAGCTTTAAAAGACAATAATATTCCAATAAACGAAAAAATCATTCTTCGTACAGATTCAGAAGAGGATATGAAAGCTAAAATTGATTCTCTTTTTGATCATAAAATTGACGGAATTTTTGCCCTGGACGAAAATGATTCAGTTGCGGCATTAAGGGTAAGTCTTAAAAAAGGATTCAGAGTACCGGAAGATATTTCGATAATTGGTTTTGCAGATGGTATTCTGGCATCAAGACGATTATCACCAAGTTTAACAACGGTAAGCCAGCATGGTGTTGAAATTGGAGAAGTTGCGGCAAAAAGATTAATCGAGAGATTGGAAGAGCCGGAAGGAACAGTTTCTGATTATGAGACGATTGTTATCAAAACAAAATTGAAAGAAAGAGAATCGACTCGAAAAAAATAG
- a CDS encoding ferritin-like domain-containing protein, protein MKNEVKIHEADPSLNSRRSFLKLSGLTLVTAGLVMAGCSDNDNDNDDNNMEDNSLPGIKNGVFDLGSGDFGVLTYAYALEQLEADFYTKVVNASNFNTVFNDIERQVLTDLYHHEVVHRDFFKAALSASLPDPGTQLLPSLAFNYGSLNFNSRTEVLATAKALEDTGVAAYNGAGRLIKTPDYLLLAGKIVSVEARHASAIRSLINPNSKDFAGDDIVSTSTGLDAAKDPSKILPVAAGFITTKFTAKYLP, encoded by the coding sequence ATGAAAAACGAAGTTAAGATTCATGAAGCTGACCCTTCACTGAATAGCAGAAGGAGCTTTCTAAAGCTCAGTGGGCTGACGCTGGTTACCGCAGGTTTGGTTATGGCTGGCTGCAGCGATAATGATAATGATAATGATGATAATAATATGGAGGACAACTCCTTACCCGGAATAAAGAATGGTGTTTTTGATTTAGGTTCCGGTGACTTTGGCGTACTAACCTATGCTTATGCCTTAGAGCAGCTGGAAGCCGACTTTTATACTAAAGTTGTGAATGCCTCAAACTTTAATACCGTATTTAATGATATCGAACGTCAAGTTCTGACGGATTTATACCATCACGAAGTAGTACACAGAGATTTTTTTAAAGCAGCGCTTAGTGCCTCGCTTCCGGATCCGGGCACACAACTGCTTCCGTCTTTAGCCTTTAATTACGGCTCATTAAACTTTAACAGCCGCACAGAAGTTCTCGCTACTGCAAAAGCACTCGAAGATACCGGAGTCGCCGCTTACAACGGAGCAGGAAGATTAATTAAAACTCCCGATTACTTATTACTGGCAGGAAAAATTGTTTCTGTCGAAGCCCGTCACGCTTCTGCGATACGCAGTTTGATAAATCCTAATTCTAAAGATTTTGCCGGAGACGATATTGTCAGCACTTCAACCGGATTAGATGCTGCGAAAGATCCTTCTAAAATCCTGCCTGTTGCTGCTGGATTTATTACCACAAAATTCACGGCAAAATACCTTCCTTAA
- a CDS encoding ferritin-like domain-containing protein codes for MNILKFIETFTDDSLMSAHGSRRDSFTQFGNIGRNLALASIPFGLSALTGKAFAKDITATPATPIGALQFALTLEYLENEFYAMALDSGVIPASENGGRDLKVFQQIAAHEADHVSFLIAGLGGTMSANFVPKPTFDFTVGGAFDPFNDYPTFLALAQAFEDTGVRAYKGQAANLISAPDLLTAALQIHSVEARHASEVRRLRGLKGWISNAERGAGMPAATQAVYDGEGVTMQAGYNTASLFGAAAGSEAYDEPLTTQQVVDIANIFIV; via the coding sequence ATGAATATTTTAAAATTTATAGAAACTTTTACCGACGACAGCTTAATGTCGGCACACGGATCAAGAAGAGACAGTTTCACGCAGTTTGGAAACATAGGAAGAAATTTAGCACTGGCTTCAATTCCTTTTGGATTATCTGCCCTGACCGGTAAAGCATTTGCAAAAGACATTACAGCAACACCTGCAACTCCAATTGGCGCTTTGCAGTTTGCACTAACTCTAGAATATCTCGAAAATGAATTTTATGCCATGGCATTGGACTCAGGTGTTATTCCTGCATCTGAAAATGGCGGACGGGATTTAAAAGTTTTTCAGCAGATCGCAGCACACGAAGCAGATCATGTTTCATTTTTAATAGCTGGATTGGGCGGCACAATGAGTGCTAATTTTGTCCCGAAACCTACTTTTGACTTTACTGTAGGCGGTGCATTTGATCCTTTTAATGACTACCCAACCTTTTTAGCCCTGGCACAGGCTTTTGAAGACACAGGAGTAAGAGCTTATAAAGGTCAAGCGGCAAATTTAATTTCGGCACCGGATTTATTAACCGCTGCTTTGCAGATTCATTCCGTTGAAGCCCGCCACGCCTCTGAGGTACGAAGACTGCGCGGTCTGAAAGGCTGGATTTCTAACGCAGAAAGAGGCGCAGGAATGCCGGCAGCCACACAGGCTGTTTATGACGGCGAAGGCGTAACCATGCAGGCAGGATATAACACAGCCAGTTTATTTGGCGCTGCAGCCGGATCTGAGGCATACGACGAACCGCTTACAACACAGCAAGTAGTCGATATTGCCAATATATTTATTGTTTAA
- the rplM gene encoding 50S ribosomal protein L13: MDALSYKTVSANKGTVTKEWIVVDAEGHNLGRLASKVAMILRGKYKPSYTPHVDCGDNVIVINSEKINLTGTKLNDKIYMRHTGYPGGQRTLTAKVLQSKNPALLVEKAVKGMLPKNKLGAELFRNLNVVVGSEHTHGAQKPRTVNLNDLK; this comes from the coding sequence ATGGACGCATTAAGCTACAAAACAGTTTCGGCAAACAAAGGCACTGTAACTAAAGAGTGGATTGTTGTTGACGCTGAAGGTCATAACTTAGGACGTCTTGCTTCAAAGGTTGCTATGATCTTAAGAGGTAAGTACAAACCAAGTTACACACCGCACGTTGACTGTGGAGATAACGTAATTGTTATCAACTCAGAAAAAATTAACCTTACAGGTACAAAATTGAATGACAAAATTTACATGCGTCATACAGGTTACCCAGGAGGACAAAGAACTTTAACTGCTAAAGTATTGCAATCTAAAAACCCTGCATTATTAGTAGAAAAAGCTGTAAAAGGTATGTTACCTAAAAACAAATTAGGAGCTGAACTTTTTAGAAATCTAAATGTTGTTGTAGGATCTGAGCACACTCACGGAGCTCAAAAACCTAGAACTGTTAACCTAAATGATCTTAAGTAA
- the rpsI gene encoding 30S ribosomal protein S9: MGVIHKIGRRKTAVARVYVSEGTGNITVNKKEFATYFPTATLQYKVLQPLSMTENVNNFDVKVNVYGGGTTGQAEAVRMALARVMCEVNAENRGILKPEGLLTRDPRMVERKKFGQKKARKRFQFSKR, translated from the coding sequence ATGGGAGTTATTCACAAAATCGGTAGAAGAAAAACCGCTGTTGCACGTGTTTACGTTTCTGAAGGAACTGGAAACATCACTGTAAACAAAAAAGAATTCGCAACTTACTTTCCAACTGCAACTTTACAGTACAAAGTTTTACAGCCATTGTCTATGACAGAAAACGTAAACAACTTTGACGTAAAAGTAAACGTTTACGGAGGTGGTACAACTGGTCAGGCAGAAGCTGTAAGAATGGCATTAGCACGCGTAATGTGTGAAGTTAACGCTGAAAACAGAGGAATCCTTAAACCAGAAGGTTTATTAACAAGAGACCCTAGAATGGTTGAACGTAAGAAATTCGGTCAGAAGAAAGCTCGTAAGAGATTCCAGTTCTCTAAACGTTAA
- the rpsB gene encoding 30S ribosomal protein S2, which translates to MANKIEVKELLEAGVHFGHMTRKWDPNMAPYIYMERNGIHIINLYKTAAKIEEANEALKKIAASGRKILFVATKKQAKDIVADKAKAANMPYITERWPGGMLTNFVTIRKAVKKMSSIDKMKKDGTFNTLSKKERLQVDRLRAKLEKNLGSIADMSRLPAALFVVDIKAEHIAIKEAQKLNIPVFAMVDTNSDPREVDYVIPANDDASKSIDKILSLVTTAVIEGLSDRGAEKEVEAAEEAPAVEAEAPATETEE; encoded by the coding sequence ATGGCAAACAAAATAGAAGTAAAAGAATTACTAGAAGCAGGTGTTCACTTCGGACACATGACTAGAAAATGGGATCCAAATATGGCTCCTTACATTTATATGGAACGTAATGGTATTCACATTATCAATCTATATAAAACTGCAGCTAAAATCGAAGAAGCTAACGAAGCTTTGAAAAAAATCGCTGCATCAGGTAGAAAAATTTTATTCGTAGCTACCAAAAAACAAGCAAAAGACATCGTTGCTGATAAAGCAAAAGCTGCAAACATGCCTTACATCACTGAAAGATGGCCAGGTGGAATGTTGACTAACTTCGTAACTATCAGAAAGGCAGTTAAAAAAATGTCTTCTATCGATAAAATGAAGAAAGATGGTACTTTCAACACTTTATCTAAAAAAGAGCGTTTACAAGTTGATCGTCTACGTGCTAAATTAGAGAAAAACTTAGGTTCAATTGCTGATATGTCTAGACTGCCTGCAGCATTGTTCGTAGTAGATATCAAAGCTGAACACATCGCAATAAAAGAAGCTCAAAAATTAAACATTCCAGTTTTCGCAATGGTTGATACGAATTCTGACCCAAGAGAGGTTGATTACGTGATTCCTGCAAATGATGACGCTTCTAAATCAATTGACAAAATTTTATCTTTAGTGACTACTGCAGTAATCGAAGGTCTTTCTGACAGAGGTGCTGAAAAAGAAGTTGAAGCTGCTGAAGAAGCTCCTGCTGTTGAAGCTGAAGCTCCTGCAACTGAAACTGAAGAATAA